One Paralichthys olivaceus isolate ysfri-2021 chromosome 8, ASM2471397v2, whole genome shotgun sequence genomic region harbors:
- the aspscr1 gene encoding tether containing UBX domain for GLUT4 isoform X2 encodes MGEEKQSKCLQTQTYYRFQRTVIDLTVPWRFANLPNNAKLEMVTSTRKQAAADSQVRIALQMEDGSRLQGSFSCGQSLWELLTHFPQISVSGLPESGPTPVCVYMRDEVSGEEALKKTTLKSLGLTGGSAIVRFLLKKNKSPGEEDDSEAIETAAIPTMLVAKETTHSTSSQPDPAPSRPATSTTDEQVKNSSPDRPMETLPTPTPASVANSLPVQQEVPVEQKEVLNTQGAVRPKVPPVEKSVSVDDGEKAGPSGLSSQPSSSSSFAPSAPFIPFSGGGQRLGGPVGGAVGRSPSLSSSLSGLAATVESPKAKKAKSSHGSSTKCHTTADQPDEDMDHGEEFFKPVEREPLIYHLDSMSRKSADHRDLPDEFFEITVDDVRKRFAQLKSERKVLEEAPLMTKSLREAQMKEKMDRYPKVVLRVQFPDRHVLQGFFRPLETVGTVRNFVKSHLENPELSFYLFITPPKTILNDPSASLFQADLFPGALVYFGSDDNTDFYIKRELLHSSVSALQANETIASCMIQSPTPSSSSVGSEEPLSPPEQTSDASGSTQDERDPSAPPTQAAKTTRSDLGKVPKWLKLPGKK; translated from the exons ATGGGAGAAGAGAAGCAGTCAAAGTGTCTCCAAACACAAACCTACTACAG GTTTCAGAGGACTGTTATTGACCTGACGGTGCCATGGAGGTTTGCCAACCTGCCCAATAATGCTAAACTGGAAATGGTCACAAGTACAAGGAAACAAGCTGCAGCCGACAGCCAG GTGCGGATTGCTCTTCAGATGGAGGATGGCTCTCGGCTCCAGGGTTCCTTTTCTTGTGGACAGAGTCTGTGGGAGCTGCTCACACATTTCCCTCAGATCAG CGTGTCAGGGCTGCCCGAGTCAGGACCcactcctgtttgtgtttacatgagAGATGAG GTGAGTGGGGAAGAAGCACTAAAGAAGACCACTTTGAAGTCCCTGGGTCTCACAGGAGGAAGTGCCATTGTCAG GTTTTTACTCAAAAAGAATAAATCTCCTGGAGAGGAAGATGACAGTGAAGCCATTGAAACTGCTGCTATTCCAACCATGCTTGTTGCCAAGGAAACCACACATAGCACATCATCACAGCCCGATCCTGCTCCATCACGTCCAGCGACGTCGACAACAGACGAGCAAGTAAAAAATTCAAGCCCTGATAGGCCAATGGAAACCCTGCCTACGCCAACCCCTGCCTCTGTCGCAAACTCCCTTCCTGTTCAACAGGAAGTTCCTGTAGAACAGAAAGAGGTTCTGAACACCCAGGGTGCAGTTCGGCCGAAAGTCCCCCCTGTCGAGAAAAGTGTCTCAGTGGACGATGGCGAGAAGGCAGGGCCTTCAGGACTAAGCTCTCAACCATCTTCTTCCTCGTCCTTCGCTCCCTCAGCCCCTTTTATCCCCTTCTCTGGAGGTGGTCAGCGCCTCGGTGGCCCAGTGGGAGGAGCAGTCGGACGATCACCGTCTTTATCCTCGTCTTTGTCCGGCCTGGCTGCTACAGTGGAGTCACCCAAAGCCAAGAAAGCCAAATCCAGCCACGGTTCAAGCACCAAG TGTCACACCACTGCTGACCAGCCAGATGAGGACATGGATCATGGGGAGGAGTTCTTTAAG ccagTGGAGAGGGAGCCTCTCATCTACCACCTGGACTCCATGTCCCGTAAGTCTGCGGACCACAGGGATCTGCCCGACGAGTTCTTTGAAATAACAGTGGATGACGTGCGGAAGCGCTTCGCCCAGCTGAAGAgcgagag GAAGGTATTGGAGGAGGCTCCACTGATGACTAAATCTCTGAGAGAAGCCcagatgaaggagaagatggACAGATATCCCAAA GTGGTCCTGAGGGTCCAGTTCCCAGACAGACATGTCCTACAAGGCTTCTTCAGGCCCCTGGAGACAG TTGGTACCGTGAGGAACTTTGTGAAGAGTCACCTGGAGAATCCTGAGCTTAGTTTCTACCTGT TCATCACACCCCCAAAAACCATTCTGAACGACCCTTCAGCTTCACTTTTCCAG gccGACTTGTTTCCTGGTGCGCTGGTTTACTTCGGCTCCGACGATAACACAG ATTTTTACATAAAGAGGGAACTCCTTCACTCCTCTGTCTCAGCCTTACAAGCAAATGAGACCATTGCGAG CTGCATGATCCAGTCCCCGAcaccctcctccagctctgtgggCTCAGAGGAGCCACTGTCCCCTCCTGAGCAGACGTCAGACGCCAGTGGGTCCACACAGGATGAGCGAGACCCATCTGCACCCCCCACCCAGGCGGCTAAAACAACCAGATCTGACCTGGGCAAAGTGCCCAAGTGGCTCAAGCTTCCAG GTAAGAAATGA
- the notum1b gene encoding inactive palmitoleoyl-protein carboxylesterase notum1b, with protein MQGRCVVRGFAGLSAVRSCSLLLLLLHLSAPVEARRVRGGRAQTRRVQQQQQLQQQQQQQPAHTHRERVEGAESFPLDFTAVEGNMDNFMVQIKNLAQSLYPCSAQKLEQDMKLHFLKNASVTCNDGSPAGYYIKESKGSKRWLLFLEGGWYCFNRQTCVSRYETMRRLMSSTEWPQTRTGTGILSPQPEENPHWWNANMVFIPYCSSDVWSGATPKTHHSDYAFMGSLIIKEVVNELLTKGLDNAKVLLLAGSSAGGTGVLLNVDHVAEQLQSQGYTEVQVRGLADSGWFLDNKQYKFTECLDTISCAPTEAIKRGVRYWGGLVPESCRQAHVGEEWNCFFGYKVYPSLKSPVFVVQWLFDEAQLTVDNIHLTGQPVHEGQWRYIETLGQELRSTLREVPAMFAPACLSHELITRSYWMDIQVKGTSLPRALHCWDRSLQDNLHMNSSHGNHSHHRHKTPPLRGCPQHLIDSCPWPHCNPTCPTIRDQLTGQEMSVIQFLKHMGFDVQKMAQQQGMDPRRLLGILNNGN; from the exons ATGCAGGGCCGTTGTGTAGTGAGAGGCTTTGCCGGTCTGTCCGCGGTGcgctcctgcagcctcctgctaCTCCTCCTCCACTTGAGCGCACCGGTGGAGGCGAGGAGAGTGCGCGGCGGCCGAGCGCAGACTCGGCGGgtgcaacagcagcaacagcttcagcagcagcagcagcagcagccggctCATACGCACAGGGAGCGGGTGGAAGGAGCAGAGAGCTTCCCTTTAGACTTTACAGCCGTGGAGGGGAACATGGATAACTTCATGGTGCAGATTAAGAACTTGGCGCAGTCGCTGTACCCGTGCTCTGCGCAGAAACTGGAGCAAGACATGAAGCTGCACTTTTTGAAGAATGCGTCTGTGACGTGCAATGACGGGTCGCCTGCAGG GTACTACATCAAGGAGTCGAAAGGAAGCAAGAGGTGGCTGCTGTTTTTAGAGG GTGGATGGTACTGTTTCAACAGGCAGACCTGTGTCAGCAGGTATGAGACCATGAGGAGACTGATGAGCTCCACCGAGTGGCCACAAACCAGGACAG GAACAGGAATTCTGTCTCCTCAGCCAGAAGAAAACCCACACTGGTGGAACGCCAACATGGT gTTCATCCCATACTGCTCCAGTGACGTGTGGAGCGGAGCCACCCCAAAGACACATCACA GTGACTATGCGTTCATGGGGTCACTGATCATAAAGGAGGTGGTGAACGAGCTGCTGACAAAAGGTCTGGACAACGCCAAGGTTCTCCTTCTGGCAGGAAGCAG TGCGGGCGGCACAGGGGTCCTGCTGAACGTGGACCATGTTGCTGAGCAGCTGCAGTCACAGGGCTACACAGAGGTGCAGGTGAGGGGCCTTGCTGACTCCGGATGGTTCCTGGACAACAAACAGTACAAATTCACAGAATGCCTGGACACCATCAGCTGTGCCCCCACCGAGGCCATAAAGAGAGGTGTCAG GTACTGGGGCGGACTGGTGCCTGAAAGCTGCAGACAGGCCCATGTTGGAGAGGAGTGGAACTGTTTCTTTGGATATAAAGTTTACCCCTCGTTAAAAA GCCCAGTGTTCGTGGTGCAGTGGCTGTTTGATGAGGCCCAGCTGACTGTCGACAACATCCACCTGACGGGACAACCCGTCCACGAGGGCCAGTGGAGGTACATAGAGACCCTGGGGCAGGAGCTGAGGAGCACGCTGCGGGAAGTGCC GGCGATGTTTGCTCCGGCCTGCTTGTCTCATGAGCTCATTACCAGAAG tTACTGGATGGACATTCAGGTAAAGGGCACCTCCCTGCCCCGTGCCCTCCACTGCTGGGACCGCAGCCTCCAGGACAACCTCCACATGAACAGTAGCCATGGCAACCATAGCCACCACAGGCACAAGACCCCGCCCCTGAGGGGTTGCCCCCAGCATCTGATCGACAGTTGCCCGTGGCCTCACTGTAACCCGACCTGCCCGACCATCCGGGACCAGCTGACTGGGCAGGAGATGAGCGTGATCCAGTTCCTGAAGCACATGGGCTTCGATGTGCAGAAGATGGCTCAGCAGCAGGGCATGGACCCCAGGAGGCTGCTGGGAATTCTAAACAATGGGAACTGA
- the aspscr1 gene encoding tether containing UBX domain for GLUT4 isoform X1 — protein sequence MVTSTRKQAAADSQVNCLNHCASVASIKFFQTNTVTSRHTMAASGTAVTVLTPNGRREAVKVSPNTNLLQVLEDVCRKHGFNPDDHGLKFQRTVIDLTVPWRFANLPNNAKLEMVTSTRKQAAADSQVRIALQMEDGSRLQGSFSCGQSLWELLTHFPQISVSGLPESGPTPVCVYMRDEVSGEEALKKTTLKSLGLTGGSAIVRFLLKKNKSPGEEDDSEAIETAAIPTMLVAKETTHSTSSQPDPAPSRPATSTTDEQVKNSSPDRPMETLPTPTPASVANSLPVQQEVPVEQKEVLNTQGAVRPKVPPVEKSVSVDDGEKAGPSGLSSQPSSSSSFAPSAPFIPFSGGGQRLGGPVGGAVGRSPSLSSSLSGLAATVESPKAKKAKSSHGSSTKCHTTADQPDEDMDHGEEFFKPVEREPLIYHLDSMSRKSADHRDLPDEFFEITVDDVRKRFAQLKSERKVLEEAPLMTKSLREAQMKEKMDRYPKVVLRVQFPDRHVLQGFFRPLETVGTVRNFVKSHLENPELSFYLFITPPKTILNDPSASLFQADLFPGALVYFGSDDNTDFYIKRELLHSSVSALQANETIASCMIQSPTPSSSSVGSEEPLSPPEQTSDASGSTQDERDPSAPPTQAAKTTRSDLGKVPKWLKLPGKK from the exons ATGGTCACAAGTACAAGGAAACAAGCTGCAGCCGACAGCCAG GTGAACTGCCTGAATCATTGTGCCAGTGTAGCgtcaataaagttttttcaaacaaacactgtgacgTCACGGCACACAATGGCAGCCAGCGGTACAGCTGTGACGGTCCTGACTCCAAATGGGAGAAGAGAAGCAGTCAAAGTGTCTCCAAACACAAACCTACTACAG GTGCTGGAGGACGTGTGCCGAAAACACGGATTTAACCCGGACGATCACGGTTTGAA GTTTCAGAGGACTGTTATTGACCTGACGGTGCCATGGAGGTTTGCCAACCTGCCCAATAATGCTAAACTGGAAATGGTCACAAGTACAAGGAAACAAGCTGCAGCCGACAGCCAG GTGCGGATTGCTCTTCAGATGGAGGATGGCTCTCGGCTCCAGGGTTCCTTTTCTTGTGGACAGAGTCTGTGGGAGCTGCTCACACATTTCCCTCAGATCAG CGTGTCAGGGCTGCCCGAGTCAGGACCcactcctgtttgtgtttacatgagAGATGAG GTGAGTGGGGAAGAAGCACTAAAGAAGACCACTTTGAAGTCCCTGGGTCTCACAGGAGGAAGTGCCATTGTCAG GTTTTTACTCAAAAAGAATAAATCTCCTGGAGAGGAAGATGACAGTGAAGCCATTGAAACTGCTGCTATTCCAACCATGCTTGTTGCCAAGGAAACCACACATAGCACATCATCACAGCCCGATCCTGCTCCATCACGTCCAGCGACGTCGACAACAGACGAGCAAGTAAAAAATTCAAGCCCTGATAGGCCAATGGAAACCCTGCCTACGCCAACCCCTGCCTCTGTCGCAAACTCCCTTCCTGTTCAACAGGAAGTTCCTGTAGAACAGAAAGAGGTTCTGAACACCCAGGGTGCAGTTCGGCCGAAAGTCCCCCCTGTCGAGAAAAGTGTCTCAGTGGACGATGGCGAGAAGGCAGGGCCTTCAGGACTAAGCTCTCAACCATCTTCTTCCTCGTCCTTCGCTCCCTCAGCCCCTTTTATCCCCTTCTCTGGAGGTGGTCAGCGCCTCGGTGGCCCAGTGGGAGGAGCAGTCGGACGATCACCGTCTTTATCCTCGTCTTTGTCCGGCCTGGCTGCTACAGTGGAGTCACCCAAAGCCAAGAAAGCCAAATCCAGCCACGGTTCAAGCACCAAG TGTCACACCACTGCTGACCAGCCAGATGAGGACATGGATCATGGGGAGGAGTTCTTTAAG ccagTGGAGAGGGAGCCTCTCATCTACCACCTGGACTCCATGTCCCGTAAGTCTGCGGACCACAGGGATCTGCCCGACGAGTTCTTTGAAATAACAGTGGATGACGTGCGGAAGCGCTTCGCCCAGCTGAAGAgcgagag GAAGGTATTGGAGGAGGCTCCACTGATGACTAAATCTCTGAGAGAAGCCcagatgaaggagaagatggACAGATATCCCAAA GTGGTCCTGAGGGTCCAGTTCCCAGACAGACATGTCCTACAAGGCTTCTTCAGGCCCCTGGAGACAG TTGGTACCGTGAGGAACTTTGTGAAGAGTCACCTGGAGAATCCTGAGCTTAGTTTCTACCTGT TCATCACACCCCCAAAAACCATTCTGAACGACCCTTCAGCTTCACTTTTCCAG gccGACTTGTTTCCTGGTGCGCTGGTTTACTTCGGCTCCGACGATAACACAG ATTTTTACATAAAGAGGGAACTCCTTCACTCCTCTGTCTCAGCCTTACAAGCAAATGAGACCATTGCGAG CTGCATGATCCAGTCCCCGAcaccctcctccagctctgtgggCTCAGAGGAGCCACTGTCCCCTCCTGAGCAGACGTCAGACGCCAGTGGGTCCACACAGGATGAGCGAGACCCATCTGCACCCCCCACCCAGGCGGCTAAAACAACCAGATCTGACCTGGGCAAAGTGCCCAAGTGGCTCAAGCTTCCAG GTAAGAAATGA